From Vigna unguiculata cultivar IT97K-499-35 chromosome 5, ASM411807v1, whole genome shotgun sequence, the proteins below share one genomic window:
- the LOC114185915 gene encoding putative receptor-like protein kinase At4g00960 isoform X5, whose translation MLLFFLFWLHAVMTACEAGFTPDFHSANYCFPSVNFTANSTFDTNLRTLLSTLTSNTEINYGFYNFLQGQGTDKVNAIGLCRGDVKPDECRSCLNSSQTNLTQLCPNQKEAIKWEEKCMVRYSNISIFHTMEYSPSYQMHNVNNATDVDEFNKVLGGLLRNLRDKAAGGDSRRKYATDTAIVASFQTIYGLMQCTPDLSTQDCGDCLDWSISSIRKLSKDRVGAVVLRPSCNVRFEIYPFYDSTTILDPALPPASPSLHPHQEDHSNYLRTATIIVLPTVLVVLVLLIVISRYIRRKARKNLPSEDGDGDEIEVVESLQFNLDTILVATNNFSDSNKLGEGGFGAVYQGKLSNGQEIAVKRLSRNSGQGDLEFKNEVILLAKLQHRNLVRLLGFSLRGREKLLVYEFVPNKSLDFFIFDPTKKAQLDWDTLYKIIKGIARGLLYLHQDSRLRIIHRDLKASNILLDEEMTPKISDFGTARLIVADHTQENTSRVVGTYGYMAPEYIMHGQFSVKSDVFSFGVLVLEIVSGQKNHGVRHEKNGEDLLSFAWRNWREGTVTSIIDQALKNSSQNEMIRCIHIGLLCVEEDLNNRPTMANVALMLNSCSISLPVPKKPAFLIDSATESLPNMSWDDNSWATKSTQSTARSAQESVNEASITELYPR comes from the exons AT GttgcttttctttctcttttggcTCCATGCCGTAATGACAGCATGTGAAGCCGGGTTCACACCAGATTTCCATAGCGCCAACTACTGTTTTCCAAGTGTGAACTTCACAGCCAATAGCACCTTCGACACCAACCTGCGCACCCTCTTATCCACTCTCACTTCCAACACAGAAATCAACTACGGTTTCTACAATTTCTTACAAGGCCAGGGCACAGACAAAGTAAACGCCATAGGGTTATGCAGAGGAGATGTTAAGCCAGACGAGTGTCGCAGCTGCCTCAACTCCTCTCAAACCAATCTCACACAGCTTTGTCCAAACCAGAAAGAGGCAATTAAGTGGGAAGAGAAATGCATGGTGCGCTATTCCAACATCTCAATATTTCACACCATGGAGTATTCTCCTTCCTATCAAATGCACAACGTCAATAATGCAACAGATGTGGATGAGTTCAATAAAGTGTTAGGTGGGTTACTAAGAAATCTAAGAGACAAAGCTGCAGGAGGTGACTCTCGTCGTAAGTATGCCACGGACACTGCAATTGTTGCAAGTTTTCAAACCATTTACGGTCTTATGCAGTGTACACCTGACCTCTCAACCCAAGATTGCGGTGACTGCTTGGATTGGAGTATCTCAAGTATCCGAAAGCTTTCTAAAGACAGGGTTGGTGCCGTAGTTCTTCGACCCAGTTGCAATGTTAGATTTGAAATTTACCCCTTCTACGACTCCACTACCATATTAGACCCTGCACTACCACCTGCATCACCTTCACTCCACCCACACCAAG aAGATCACAGCAACTATTTGCGAACTGCAACCATCATAGTTCTGCCAACTGTTCTCGTTGTTCTTGTTCTGCTCATTGTTATTAGCAGATACATCAGAAGGAAAGCAAGGAAAAATCTTCCATCTG aagatggagacGGTGATGAAATTGAAGTGGTTGAATCATTGCAATTCAACTTGGACACAATACTAGTCGCGACAAATAACTTCTCTGATTCTAATAAATTAGGAGAAGGTGGGTTTGGTGCTGTTTACCAG ggAAAGCTCTCTAATGGACAAGAGATTGCTGTCAAAAGGTTGTCAAGGAATTCTGGTCAAGGAGACTTGGAATTTAAGAATGAAGTCATTTTGTTGGCTAAGCTTCAGCACAGAAATTTAGTCAGGCTTCTTGGTTTTAGTTTGCGAGGGAGAGAAAAGCTACTTGTTTATGAATTTGTTCCTAATAAAAGTCTTGATTTCTTCATATTTG ATCCAACAAAGAAAGCACAATTGGATTGGGATACACTTTACAAAATCATTAAAGGCATTGCTCGAGGTCTTCTTTATCTTCACCAAGACTCACGATTACGCATTATACATCGTGATCTCAAAGCAAGTAATATTCTCTTAGATGAAGAAATGACTCCTAAAATATCAGATTTTGGTACGGCAAGATTAATTGTTGCAGATCACACACAAGAAAATACAAGCAGAGTTGTTGGAACCTA TGGATACATGGCACCAGAATACATAATGCATGGACAGTTTTCAGTGAAATCAGATGTTTTTAGTTTTGGTGTGCTGGTTCTTGAGATTGTAAGTGGCCAAAAGAACCATGGTGTTCGTCATGAGAAGAATGGGGAAGATCTATTGAGCTTT GCATGGAGAAACTGGAGAGAGGGGACAGTTACAAGTATTATAGATCAAGCATTGAAGAACAGTTcacaaaatgaaatgataagATGCATCCACATTGGTTTACTGTGTGTTGAAGAAGATTTAAACAATAGACCAACCATGGCTAACGTTGCACTCATGCTCAACAGTTGTTCTATCAGTCTCCCTGTGCCTAAAAAACCTGCATTTTTGATAGATAGTGCAACTGAAAGCCTCCCAAACATGTCATGGGATGATAATTCATGGGCAACAAAATCAACTCAATCCACTGCAAGATCAGCTCAGGAATCAGTGAATGAAGCTTCAATTACTGAATTATACCCTCGTTAG
- the LOC114185915 gene encoding cysteine-rich receptor-like protein kinase 8 isoform X2, whose amino-acid sequence MLLFFLFWLHAVMTACEAGFTPDFHSANYCFPSVNFTANSTFDTNLRTLLSTLTSNTEINYGFYNFLQGQGTDKVNAIGLCRGDVKPDECRSCLNSSQTNLTQLCPNQKEAIKWEEKCMVRYSNISIFHTMEYSPSYQMHNVNNATDVDEFNKVLGGLLRNLRDKAAGGDSRRKYATDTAIVASFQTIYGLMQCTPDLSTQDCGDCLDWSISSIRKLSKDRVGAVVLRPSCNVRFEIYPFYDSTTILDPALPPASPSLHPHQEDHSNYLRTATIIVLPTVLVVLVLLIVISRYIRRKARKNLPSEDGDGDEIEVVESLQFNLDTILVATNNFSDSNKLGEGGFGAVYQGKLSNGQEIAVKRLSRNSGQGDLEFKNEVILLAKLQHRNLVRLLGFSLRGREKLLVYEFVPNKSLDFFIFGIINLFLFFSIALVLFMKKTTNYTNSSETHCLTQIDPTKKAQLDWDTLYKIIKGIARGLLYLHQDSRLRIIHRDLKASNILLDEEMTPKISDFGTARLIVADHTQENTSRVVGTYGYMAPEYIMHGQFSVKSDVFSFGVLVLEIVSGQKNHGVRHEKNGEDLLSFAWRNWREGTVTSIIDQALKNSSQNEMIRCIHIGLLCVEEDLNNRPTMANVALMLNSCSISLPVPKKPAFLIDSATESLPNMSWDDNSWATKSTQSTARSAQESVNEASITELYPR is encoded by the exons AT GttgcttttctttctcttttggcTCCATGCCGTAATGACAGCATGTGAAGCCGGGTTCACACCAGATTTCCATAGCGCCAACTACTGTTTTCCAAGTGTGAACTTCACAGCCAATAGCACCTTCGACACCAACCTGCGCACCCTCTTATCCACTCTCACTTCCAACACAGAAATCAACTACGGTTTCTACAATTTCTTACAAGGCCAGGGCACAGACAAAGTAAACGCCATAGGGTTATGCAGAGGAGATGTTAAGCCAGACGAGTGTCGCAGCTGCCTCAACTCCTCTCAAACCAATCTCACACAGCTTTGTCCAAACCAGAAAGAGGCAATTAAGTGGGAAGAGAAATGCATGGTGCGCTATTCCAACATCTCAATATTTCACACCATGGAGTATTCTCCTTCCTATCAAATGCACAACGTCAATAATGCAACAGATGTGGATGAGTTCAATAAAGTGTTAGGTGGGTTACTAAGAAATCTAAGAGACAAAGCTGCAGGAGGTGACTCTCGTCGTAAGTATGCCACGGACACTGCAATTGTTGCAAGTTTTCAAACCATTTACGGTCTTATGCAGTGTACACCTGACCTCTCAACCCAAGATTGCGGTGACTGCTTGGATTGGAGTATCTCAAGTATCCGAAAGCTTTCTAAAGACAGGGTTGGTGCCGTAGTTCTTCGACCCAGTTGCAATGTTAGATTTGAAATTTACCCCTTCTACGACTCCACTACCATATTAGACCCTGCACTACCACCTGCATCACCTTCACTCCACCCACACCAAG aAGATCACAGCAACTATTTGCGAACTGCAACCATCATAGTTCTGCCAACTGTTCTCGTTGTTCTTGTTCTGCTCATTGTTATTAGCAGATACATCAGAAGGAAAGCAAGGAAAAATCTTCCATCTG aagatggagacGGTGATGAAATTGAAGTGGTTGAATCATTGCAATTCAACTTGGACACAATACTAGTCGCGACAAATAACTTCTCTGATTCTAATAAATTAGGAGAAGGTGGGTTTGGTGCTGTTTACCAG ggAAAGCTCTCTAATGGACAAGAGATTGCTGTCAAAAGGTTGTCAAGGAATTCTGGTCAAGGAGACTTGGAATTTAAGAATGAAGTCATTTTGTTGGCTAAGCTTCAGCACAGAAATTTAGTCAGGCTTCTTGGTTTTAGTTTGCGAGGGAGAGAAAAGCTACTTGTTTATGAATTTGTTCCTAATAAAAGTCTTGATTTCTTCATATTTGGTATTATTAaccttttcttgtttttctctaTTGCTTTAGTTCTGTTCATGAAAAAGACCACCAACTATACTAACTCTTCTGAAACTCATTGCTTGACACAAATAGATCCAACAAAGAAAGCACAATTGGATTGGGATACACTTTACAAAATCATTAAAGGCATTGCTCGAGGTCTTCTTTATCTTCACCAAGACTCACGATTACGCATTATACATCGTGATCTCAAAGCAAGTAATATTCTCTTAGATGAAGAAATGACTCCTAAAATATCAGATTTTGGTACGGCAAGATTAATTGTTGCAGATCACACACAAGAAAATACAAGCAGAGTTGTTGGAACCTA TGGATACATGGCACCAGAATACATAATGCATGGACAGTTTTCAGTGAAATCAGATGTTTTTAGTTTTGGTGTGCTGGTTCTTGAGATTGTAAGTGGCCAAAAGAACCATGGTGTTCGTCATGAGAAGAATGGGGAAGATCTATTGAGCTTT GCATGGAGAAACTGGAGAGAGGGGACAGTTACAAGTATTATAGATCAAGCATTGAAGAACAGTTcacaaaatgaaatgataagATGCATCCACATTGGTTTACTGTGTGTTGAAGAAGATTTAAACAATAGACCAACCATGGCTAACGTTGCACTCATGCTCAACAGTTGTTCTATCAGTCTCCCTGTGCCTAAAAAACCTGCATTTTTGATAGATAGTGCAACTGAAAGCCTCCCAAACATGTCATGGGATGATAATTCATGGGCAACAAAATCAACTCAATCCACTGCAAGATCAGCTCAGGAATCAGTGAATGAAGCTTCAATTACTGAATTATACCCTCGTTAG
- the LOC114185915 gene encoding cysteine-rich receptor-like protein kinase 8 isoform X1 — MLLFFLFWLHAVMTACEAGFTPDFHSANYCFPSVNFTANSTFDTNLRTLLSTLTSNTEINYGFYNFLQGQGTDKVNAIGLCRGDVKPDECRSCLNSSQTNLTQLCPNQKEAIKWEEKCMVRYSNISIFHTMEYSPSYQMHNVNNATDVDEFNKVLGGLLRNLRDKAAGGDSRRKYATDTAIVASFQTIYGLMQCTPDLSTQDCGDCLDWSISSIRKLSKDRVGAVVLRPSCNVRFEIYPFYDSTTILDPALPPASPSLHPHQEDHSNYLRTATIIVLPTVLVVLVLLIVISRYIRRKARKNLPSEEDGDGDEIEVVESLQFNLDTILVATNNFSDSNKLGEGGFGAVYQGKLSNGQEIAVKRLSRNSGQGDLEFKNEVILLAKLQHRNLVRLLGFSLRGREKLLVYEFVPNKSLDFFIFGIINLFLFFSIALVLFMKKTTNYTNSSETHCLTQIDPTKKAQLDWDTLYKIIKGIARGLLYLHQDSRLRIIHRDLKASNILLDEEMTPKISDFGTARLIVADHTQENTSRVVGTYGYMAPEYIMHGQFSVKSDVFSFGVLVLEIVSGQKNHGVRHEKNGEDLLSFAWRNWREGTVTSIIDQALKNSSQNEMIRCIHIGLLCVEEDLNNRPTMANVALMLNSCSISLPVPKKPAFLIDSATESLPNMSWDDNSWATKSTQSTARSAQESVNEASITELYPR, encoded by the exons AT GttgcttttctttctcttttggcTCCATGCCGTAATGACAGCATGTGAAGCCGGGTTCACACCAGATTTCCATAGCGCCAACTACTGTTTTCCAAGTGTGAACTTCACAGCCAATAGCACCTTCGACACCAACCTGCGCACCCTCTTATCCACTCTCACTTCCAACACAGAAATCAACTACGGTTTCTACAATTTCTTACAAGGCCAGGGCACAGACAAAGTAAACGCCATAGGGTTATGCAGAGGAGATGTTAAGCCAGACGAGTGTCGCAGCTGCCTCAACTCCTCTCAAACCAATCTCACACAGCTTTGTCCAAACCAGAAAGAGGCAATTAAGTGGGAAGAGAAATGCATGGTGCGCTATTCCAACATCTCAATATTTCACACCATGGAGTATTCTCCTTCCTATCAAATGCACAACGTCAATAATGCAACAGATGTGGATGAGTTCAATAAAGTGTTAGGTGGGTTACTAAGAAATCTAAGAGACAAAGCTGCAGGAGGTGACTCTCGTCGTAAGTATGCCACGGACACTGCAATTGTTGCAAGTTTTCAAACCATTTACGGTCTTATGCAGTGTACACCTGACCTCTCAACCCAAGATTGCGGTGACTGCTTGGATTGGAGTATCTCAAGTATCCGAAAGCTTTCTAAAGACAGGGTTGGTGCCGTAGTTCTTCGACCCAGTTGCAATGTTAGATTTGAAATTTACCCCTTCTACGACTCCACTACCATATTAGACCCTGCACTACCACCTGCATCACCTTCACTCCACCCACACCAAG aAGATCACAGCAACTATTTGCGAACTGCAACCATCATAGTTCTGCCAACTGTTCTCGTTGTTCTTGTTCTGCTCATTGTTATTAGCAGATACATCAGAAGGAAAGCAAGGAAAAATCTTCCATCTG aagaagatggagacGGTGATGAAATTGAAGTGGTTGAATCATTGCAATTCAACTTGGACACAATACTAGTCGCGACAAATAACTTCTCTGATTCTAATAAATTAGGAGAAGGTGGGTTTGGTGCTGTTTACCAG ggAAAGCTCTCTAATGGACAAGAGATTGCTGTCAAAAGGTTGTCAAGGAATTCTGGTCAAGGAGACTTGGAATTTAAGAATGAAGTCATTTTGTTGGCTAAGCTTCAGCACAGAAATTTAGTCAGGCTTCTTGGTTTTAGTTTGCGAGGGAGAGAAAAGCTACTTGTTTATGAATTTGTTCCTAATAAAAGTCTTGATTTCTTCATATTTGGTATTATTAaccttttcttgtttttctctaTTGCTTTAGTTCTGTTCATGAAAAAGACCACCAACTATACTAACTCTTCTGAAACTCATTGCTTGACACAAATAGATCCAACAAAGAAAGCACAATTGGATTGGGATACACTTTACAAAATCATTAAAGGCATTGCTCGAGGTCTTCTTTATCTTCACCAAGACTCACGATTACGCATTATACATCGTGATCTCAAAGCAAGTAATATTCTCTTAGATGAAGAAATGACTCCTAAAATATCAGATTTTGGTACGGCAAGATTAATTGTTGCAGATCACACACAAGAAAATACAAGCAGAGTTGTTGGAACCTA TGGATACATGGCACCAGAATACATAATGCATGGACAGTTTTCAGTGAAATCAGATGTTTTTAGTTTTGGTGTGCTGGTTCTTGAGATTGTAAGTGGCCAAAAGAACCATGGTGTTCGTCATGAGAAGAATGGGGAAGATCTATTGAGCTTT GCATGGAGAAACTGGAGAGAGGGGACAGTTACAAGTATTATAGATCAAGCATTGAAGAACAGTTcacaaaatgaaatgataagATGCATCCACATTGGTTTACTGTGTGTTGAAGAAGATTTAAACAATAGACCAACCATGGCTAACGTTGCACTCATGCTCAACAGTTGTTCTATCAGTCTCCCTGTGCCTAAAAAACCTGCATTTTTGATAGATAGTGCAACTGAAAGCCTCCCAAACATGTCATGGGATGATAATTCATGGGCAACAAAATCAACTCAATCCACTGCAAGATCAGCTCAGGAATCAGTGAATGAAGCTTCAATTACTGAATTATACCCTCGTTAG
- the LOC114185915 gene encoding cysteine-rich receptor-like protein kinase 15 isoform X3 codes for MTACEAGFTPDFHSANYCFPSVNFTANSTFDTNLRTLLSTLTSNTEINYGFYNFLQGQGTDKVNAIGLCRGDVKPDECRSCLNSSQTNLTQLCPNQKEAIKWEEKCMVRYSNISIFHTMEYSPSYQMHNVNNATDVDEFNKVLGGLLRNLRDKAAGGDSRRKYATDTAIVASFQTIYGLMQCTPDLSTQDCGDCLDWSISSIRKLSKDRVGAVVLRPSCNVRFEIYPFYDSTTILDPALPPASPSLHPHQEDHSNYLRTATIIVLPTVLVVLVLLIVISRYIRRKARKNLPSEEDGDGDEIEVVESLQFNLDTILVATNNFSDSNKLGEGGFGAVYQGKLSNGQEIAVKRLSRNSGQGDLEFKNEVILLAKLQHRNLVRLLGFSLRGREKLLVYEFVPNKSLDFFIFGIINLFLFFSIALVLFMKKTTNYTNSSETHCLTQIDPTKKAQLDWDTLYKIIKGIARGLLYLHQDSRLRIIHRDLKASNILLDEEMTPKISDFGTARLIVADHTQENTSRVVGTYGYMAPEYIMHGQFSVKSDVFSFGVLVLEIVSGQKNHGVRHEKNGEDLLSFAWRNWREGTVTSIIDQALKNSSQNEMIRCIHIGLLCVEEDLNNRPTMANVALMLNSCSISLPVPKKPAFLIDSATESLPNMSWDDNSWATKSTQSTARSAQESVNEASITELYPR; via the exons ATGACAGCATGTGAAGCCGGGTTCACACCAGATTTCCATAGCGCCAACTACTGTTTTCCAAGTGTGAACTTCACAGCCAATAGCACCTTCGACACCAACCTGCGCACCCTCTTATCCACTCTCACTTCCAACACAGAAATCAACTACGGTTTCTACAATTTCTTACAAGGCCAGGGCACAGACAAAGTAAACGCCATAGGGTTATGCAGAGGAGATGTTAAGCCAGACGAGTGTCGCAGCTGCCTCAACTCCTCTCAAACCAATCTCACACAGCTTTGTCCAAACCAGAAAGAGGCAATTAAGTGGGAAGAGAAATGCATGGTGCGCTATTCCAACATCTCAATATTTCACACCATGGAGTATTCTCCTTCCTATCAAATGCACAACGTCAATAATGCAACAGATGTGGATGAGTTCAATAAAGTGTTAGGTGGGTTACTAAGAAATCTAAGAGACAAAGCTGCAGGAGGTGACTCTCGTCGTAAGTATGCCACGGACACTGCAATTGTTGCAAGTTTTCAAACCATTTACGGTCTTATGCAGTGTACACCTGACCTCTCAACCCAAGATTGCGGTGACTGCTTGGATTGGAGTATCTCAAGTATCCGAAAGCTTTCTAAAGACAGGGTTGGTGCCGTAGTTCTTCGACCCAGTTGCAATGTTAGATTTGAAATTTACCCCTTCTACGACTCCACTACCATATTAGACCCTGCACTACCACCTGCATCACCTTCACTCCACCCACACCAAG aAGATCACAGCAACTATTTGCGAACTGCAACCATCATAGTTCTGCCAACTGTTCTCGTTGTTCTTGTTCTGCTCATTGTTATTAGCAGATACATCAGAAGGAAAGCAAGGAAAAATCTTCCATCTG aagaagatggagacGGTGATGAAATTGAAGTGGTTGAATCATTGCAATTCAACTTGGACACAATACTAGTCGCGACAAATAACTTCTCTGATTCTAATAAATTAGGAGAAGGTGGGTTTGGTGCTGTTTACCAG ggAAAGCTCTCTAATGGACAAGAGATTGCTGTCAAAAGGTTGTCAAGGAATTCTGGTCAAGGAGACTTGGAATTTAAGAATGAAGTCATTTTGTTGGCTAAGCTTCAGCACAGAAATTTAGTCAGGCTTCTTGGTTTTAGTTTGCGAGGGAGAGAAAAGCTACTTGTTTATGAATTTGTTCCTAATAAAAGTCTTGATTTCTTCATATTTGGTATTATTAaccttttcttgtttttctctaTTGCTTTAGTTCTGTTCATGAAAAAGACCACCAACTATACTAACTCTTCTGAAACTCATTGCTTGACACAAATAGATCCAACAAAGAAAGCACAATTGGATTGGGATACACTTTACAAAATCATTAAAGGCATTGCTCGAGGTCTTCTTTATCTTCACCAAGACTCACGATTACGCATTATACATCGTGATCTCAAAGCAAGTAATATTCTCTTAGATGAAGAAATGACTCCTAAAATATCAGATTTTGGTACGGCAAGATTAATTGTTGCAGATCACACACAAGAAAATACAAGCAGAGTTGTTGGAACCTA TGGATACATGGCACCAGAATACATAATGCATGGACAGTTTTCAGTGAAATCAGATGTTTTTAGTTTTGGTGTGCTGGTTCTTGAGATTGTAAGTGGCCAAAAGAACCATGGTGTTCGTCATGAGAAGAATGGGGAAGATCTATTGAGCTTT GCATGGAGAAACTGGAGAGAGGGGACAGTTACAAGTATTATAGATCAAGCATTGAAGAACAGTTcacaaaatgaaatgataagATGCATCCACATTGGTTTACTGTGTGTTGAAGAAGATTTAAACAATAGACCAACCATGGCTAACGTTGCACTCATGCTCAACAGTTGTTCTATCAGTCTCCCTGTGCCTAAAAAACCTGCATTTTTGATAGATAGTGCAACTGAAAGCCTCCCAAACATGTCATGGGATGATAATTCATGGGCAACAAAATCAACTCAATCCACTGCAAGATCAGCTCAGGAATCAGTGAATGAAGCTTCAATTACTGAATTATACCCTCGTTAG
- the LOC114185915 gene encoding putative receptor-like protein kinase At4g00960 isoform X4, which translates to MLLFFLFWLHAVMTACEAGFTPDFHSANYCFPSVNFTANSTFDTNLRTLLSTLTSNTEINYGFYNFLQGQGTDKVNAIGLCRGDVKPDECRSCLNSSQTNLTQLCPNQKEAIKWEEKCMVRYSNISIFHTMEYSPSYQMHNVNNATDVDEFNKVLGGLLRNLRDKAAGGDSRRKYATDTAIVASFQTIYGLMQCTPDLSTQDCGDCLDWSISSIRKLSKDRVGAVVLRPSCNVRFEIYPFYDSTTILDPALPPASPSLHPHQEDHSNYLRTATIIVLPTVLVVLVLLIVISRYIRRKARKNLPSEEDGDGDEIEVVESLQFNLDTILVATNNFSDSNKLGEGGFGAVYQGKLSNGQEIAVKRLSRNSGQGDLEFKNEVILLAKLQHRNLVRLLGFSLRGREKLLVYEFVPNKSLDFFIFDPTKKAQLDWDTLYKIIKGIARGLLYLHQDSRLRIIHRDLKASNILLDEEMTPKISDFGTARLIVADHTQENTSRVVGTYGYMAPEYIMHGQFSVKSDVFSFGVLVLEIVSGQKNHGVRHEKNGEDLLSFAWRNWREGTVTSIIDQALKNSSQNEMIRCIHIGLLCVEEDLNNRPTMANVALMLNSCSISLPVPKKPAFLIDSATESLPNMSWDDNSWATKSTQSTARSAQESVNEASITELYPR; encoded by the exons AT GttgcttttctttctcttttggcTCCATGCCGTAATGACAGCATGTGAAGCCGGGTTCACACCAGATTTCCATAGCGCCAACTACTGTTTTCCAAGTGTGAACTTCACAGCCAATAGCACCTTCGACACCAACCTGCGCACCCTCTTATCCACTCTCACTTCCAACACAGAAATCAACTACGGTTTCTACAATTTCTTACAAGGCCAGGGCACAGACAAAGTAAACGCCATAGGGTTATGCAGAGGAGATGTTAAGCCAGACGAGTGTCGCAGCTGCCTCAACTCCTCTCAAACCAATCTCACACAGCTTTGTCCAAACCAGAAAGAGGCAATTAAGTGGGAAGAGAAATGCATGGTGCGCTATTCCAACATCTCAATATTTCACACCATGGAGTATTCTCCTTCCTATCAAATGCACAACGTCAATAATGCAACAGATGTGGATGAGTTCAATAAAGTGTTAGGTGGGTTACTAAGAAATCTAAGAGACAAAGCTGCAGGAGGTGACTCTCGTCGTAAGTATGCCACGGACACTGCAATTGTTGCAAGTTTTCAAACCATTTACGGTCTTATGCAGTGTACACCTGACCTCTCAACCCAAGATTGCGGTGACTGCTTGGATTGGAGTATCTCAAGTATCCGAAAGCTTTCTAAAGACAGGGTTGGTGCCGTAGTTCTTCGACCCAGTTGCAATGTTAGATTTGAAATTTACCCCTTCTACGACTCCACTACCATATTAGACCCTGCACTACCACCTGCATCACCTTCACTCCACCCACACCAAG aAGATCACAGCAACTATTTGCGAACTGCAACCATCATAGTTCTGCCAACTGTTCTCGTTGTTCTTGTTCTGCTCATTGTTATTAGCAGATACATCAGAAGGAAAGCAAGGAAAAATCTTCCATCTG aagaagatggagacGGTGATGAAATTGAAGTGGTTGAATCATTGCAATTCAACTTGGACACAATACTAGTCGCGACAAATAACTTCTCTGATTCTAATAAATTAGGAGAAGGTGGGTTTGGTGCTGTTTACCAG ggAAAGCTCTCTAATGGACAAGAGATTGCTGTCAAAAGGTTGTCAAGGAATTCTGGTCAAGGAGACTTGGAATTTAAGAATGAAGTCATTTTGTTGGCTAAGCTTCAGCACAGAAATTTAGTCAGGCTTCTTGGTTTTAGTTTGCGAGGGAGAGAAAAGCTACTTGTTTATGAATTTGTTCCTAATAAAAGTCTTGATTTCTTCATATTTG ATCCAACAAAGAAAGCACAATTGGATTGGGATACACTTTACAAAATCATTAAAGGCATTGCTCGAGGTCTTCTTTATCTTCACCAAGACTCACGATTACGCATTATACATCGTGATCTCAAAGCAAGTAATATTCTCTTAGATGAAGAAATGACTCCTAAAATATCAGATTTTGGTACGGCAAGATTAATTGTTGCAGATCACACACAAGAAAATACAAGCAGAGTTGTTGGAACCTA TGGATACATGGCACCAGAATACATAATGCATGGACAGTTTTCAGTGAAATCAGATGTTTTTAGTTTTGGTGTGCTGGTTCTTGAGATTGTAAGTGGCCAAAAGAACCATGGTGTTCGTCATGAGAAGAATGGGGAAGATCTATTGAGCTTT GCATGGAGAAACTGGAGAGAGGGGACAGTTACAAGTATTATAGATCAAGCATTGAAGAACAGTTcacaaaatgaaatgataagATGCATCCACATTGGTTTACTGTGTGTTGAAGAAGATTTAAACAATAGACCAACCATGGCTAACGTTGCACTCATGCTCAACAGTTGTTCTATCAGTCTCCCTGTGCCTAAAAAACCTGCATTTTTGATAGATAGTGCAACTGAAAGCCTCCCAAACATGTCATGGGATGATAATTCATGGGCAACAAAATCAACTCAATCCACTGCAAGATCAGCTCAGGAATCAGTGAATGAAGCTTCAATTACTGAATTATACCCTCGTTAG